The window GACGATGGATGTCATCGCCGCCTTAGTTTTCGGAATTGTCGTGATTAACGCACTAAAAGCGGAAGGTGTGACGGAGAGGCGTCCCGTCCTGAAGGCCATGGTTATCGCAGGCAGTATCGCAGCGGCCGGATTGGCATTCGTCTATATTTCTCTCGGTTATATCGGGGCGACGAGTGTGGAAGCAATCGGGGTTCAAAGTAACGGAGGCGCTGTGCTGGCTCTTGCTTCCAATGTGTTATACGGGCAGTACGGTTCCATTATTCTTGCCGTTACGATTATTTTCGCGTGTCTGACTACGTCCATCGGTCTCGTCTCGGCATGTGCACAGTACTTCAAGGAACTTTTTCCTAACACGTCTTACAAGCTTTTCGTGTTGATCTTTGCGGGTTTCAGTACAGTAATCGCCAATGTCGGTTTGACGCAGCTCATTTCTTTTTCTATTCCAGTGCTGCTCATGATTTACCCACTGGCAATTGTCTTGATGCTCCTGTCGTTTATTGACAAATCCTTCAACAGACAGCCGATCGTCTACGTACTTGCTTTGCTGGCAACGGCAGTCGTCAGTATCTTCGATGGACTCCGGGGAGCGGAAATTGATGTCAAGCCGGTCACCTCCATACTTTCCCACCTCCCGTTATACGAGCAGCAGATTGGATGGCTCGTGCCTGCCATCATTGGTGCACTGATCGGCGTCTTAATTGGAAAATTGACGAAACCGAAACATACCATTTGAAAAATGAAATCGAAAAAGCTGCCGCAGGATGATACCGCGGCAGCTTTTTCGTCATGTAATGATTTCGAAATGCGTCGTATTTATTATATTTATAAAACTGTAACACAAATGTAACCCTATGTAACATTGTAGTATTTCTTGTAAACTATTAAAATAGAAGAAAAGGGTTTGTCGTTTGAAAGGGGAATTGAGATGAAAAAGAAGGCTTTTTCGGTATTGGCTTCCGTCTCGCTGGCGACCTTAATCGCTGCTGGAAGCGCGCAGGCTTCAACGGATACCCATGTCGTCAAACCGGGGGATACGCTTTGGAAAATCGCATCGCAGCATAAATTGACTGTGGATGAATTGAAAAGCATGAATAACCTGGCCTCGGATTCTATTAAAATCGATCAAAAGCTCATCGTTTCACCGAAACAGACAAATGCCAAGAAACCGGCGGCATCGTCCAAACCGGCAGCGAAGCAGACCGTTTCAGTAGGACAAGCCATCAGCAAAGATAAAATCGCGACGTCGTCCATCAATTCATGGGCGAAAGCGCCCGCGAAACCGGCAAACCCGCAAGTGAACGATTCAAAACCGCCTGCTCCGAAGGCCCCGGCGGCACCATCGAATGGCGTCTTGGCCGCGGCAGTTGACGTCTCCATGCCGCTCCTCGGCACACCTTATGTATGGGCGGGCGCGACGGAAGAGGGCTTCGATTGCAGCGGGTTCATTTATTATGTCTTCAATAAAGCTGGACTTGCCCTTCCTCGCCTTGACACGATCGGCATGTTCAACCAATCGACGGCAGTCGCGCAACCGGTTCCCGGGGACCTTGTCTTCTTCGAAAATACCTACCGGGAAGGTATCTCCCACGCCGGAATCTATTTGGGAGACGGGAAGTTCATCCACGCCGGAACGAAGCAAGTGGAAATTTCCTCCGTCGATTATCCCTATTGGCAGGAAAAACTTGTCGGCTATAAGCGATTCAATCAAATCAAATAACGAAGACAAACTTTTCCGAAATAGTAAAACACCGCTCGGCGACAACAGCCGGGCGGTGTTTTTTTGCATTTTCACTATAAGTTCGTCTATTTCGTAGGCTCTCCCATGCCATTCTGATTTCAAATTGATTCATTCAATTATTCCAATACATATATCTCTGCCTAAGATAATTTTTAAGCTATTTTCCACTTCCCGCATCGCCCAACTGACCTTCTGCTGGGCGGAAGCACCCTTGTCACTATGCCATTTGTACGGTACACTTGGTATAAGAACTTGTAAGAAATACCTTATTCCGGAGATGAATGGAATGTTGAAAGACAATCGTTATATAAATTACAATGTAGCCGGTTTCCGTCAAGATCTTATTGCGGGGGTCACTGTAGGTATCGTGGCCATTCCGCTTGGGATGGCTTTTGCTATTGCCTCGGGAG is drawn from Sporosarcina sp. FSL W7-1349 and contains these coding sequences:
- the brnQ gene encoding branched-chain amino acid transport system II carrier protein, which produces MSFRKNFIIGLMLFALFLGAGNIIFPPLLGQMAGDELFIAMIGFLITGVGLPLLAVLSIANAGGGLQTIAGRVHPLFGIIFTMIVYMAIGPFFGIPRTATVSFEIGVVPFLPETVASSHWPLVIFTILFFFITVVLALNPAKLVDRIGKWLTPVLFVVIGALAVKSIISPIGDIRQPQGDFVNQPFFRSFVEGYLTMDVIAALVFGIVVINALKAEGVTERRPVLKAMVIAGSIAAAGLAFVYISLGYIGATSVEAIGVQSNGGAVLALASNVLYGQYGSIILAVTIIFACLTTSIGLVSACAQYFKELFPNTSYKLFVLIFAGFSTVIANVGLTQLISFSIPVLLMIYPLAIVLMLLSFIDKSFNRQPIVYVLALLATAVVSIFDGLRGAEIDVKPVTSILSHLPLYEQQIGWLVPAIIGALIGVLIGKLTKPKHTI
- a CDS encoding C40 family peptidase, with the translated sequence MKKKAFSVLASVSLATLIAAGSAQASTDTHVVKPGDTLWKIASQHKLTVDELKSMNNLASDSIKIDQKLIVSPKQTNAKKPAASSKPAAKQTVSVGQAISKDKIATSSINSWAKAPAKPANPQVNDSKPPAPKAPAAPSNGVLAAAVDVSMPLLGTPYVWAGATEEGFDCSGFIYYVFNKAGLALPRLDTIGMFNQSTAVAQPVPGDLVFFENTYREGISHAGIYLGDGKFIHAGTKQVEISSVDYPYWQEKLVGYKRFNQIK